One genomic region from Nitrosopumilus sp. encodes:
- the pstA gene encoding phosphate ABC transporter permease PstA, translating into MTTTQERRQEYRALFKSNVEKRLLVDKAVRIIVFACVIIAIIPLGSILVEVFKNGAAALSYEFLTETPGAIGSGEGGIGPAIQGTLIIIGLSSLIGVPIGVMSGIYLSEYGDNKLAKSIRFFNDVFMEFPSIVLGIFAFLMIVLILGHFSVWAGAFALSLIMFPIVARTTEESLKMVPVTYREAGTALGLKKWVITFRIVISAAKNGMITGILLSVSRIGGETAPLIMTILGSSQFFSSMDVPMDALPLRIWRLSLLPYDSAQLQGWGSALVLIIIILGINLGIRYYFANKRGHGLIGRLIKQGVSKQK; encoded by the coding sequence TTGACCACAACACAAGAACGTCGACAGGAATATCGAGCTTTATTCAAATCAAACGTAGAAAAAAGATTACTTGTAGATAAAGCTGTTAGAATAATTGTATTTGCTTGTGTAATAATTGCAATAATTCCACTAGGGAGTATCTTAGTTGAAGTTTTCAAAAATGGTGCTGCAGCATTAAGTTATGAATTTCTAACTGAAACCCCTGGCGCGATTGGTTCCGGTGAAGGAGGAATTGGACCTGCAATTCAAGGAACTCTGATAATAATTGGGTTATCTAGTTTGATTGGAGTTCCAATTGGCGTGATGTCTGGTATCTATCTATCTGAATATGGGGACAATAAGCTTGCCAAATCCATTAGATTCTTCAATGATGTCTTTATGGAGTTTCCCTCTATTGTACTTGGAATCTTTGCGTTTTTGATGATCGTTTTGATTTTAGGTCATTTTTCAGTTTGGGCTGGTGCTTTTGCATTGTCTTTGATTATGTTTCCAATTGTTGCACGTACTACAGAAGAATCTCTAAAGATGGTTCCTGTAACTTATCGGGAAGCTGGAACTGCATTAGGCTTAAAAAAATGGGTAATTACGTTTAGAATTGTAATTTCTGCTGCCAAAAATGGTATGATAACTGGAATTTTACTTTCTGTTTCTAGAATCGGTGGAGAAACTGCACCATTGATCATGACTATTCTTGGAAGTAGTCAATTCTTTAGCAGCATGGATGTTCCAATGGATGCATTGCCTTTGCGAATTTGGAGATTATCTTTACTACCATATGATAGTGCACAACTCCAAGGATGGGGCTCTGCTTTGGTTTTGATAATAATCATTCTAGGAATTAATTTGGGAATACGATATTACTTTGCAAATAAAAGAGGTCATGGATTGATCGGGAGATTAATTAAACAAGGAGTGTCTAAACAAAAATGA
- the pstB gene encoding phosphate ABC transporter ATP-binding protein PstB, which translates to MIAEDVTIRYGDFIGVKNITMKFPEKSVTALIGPSGCGKTTFLRCLNRMHDMTKNASVTGKVMIDDIDLYDKSIDPIYHRRKVGMVFQKPNPFPTMSIYDNVVAGLKLNGVRDKKILDEIVEDSLKMAYLWDEVKDDLKKSAIELSGGQQQRLCIARALAIQPEVLLMDEPASALDPIATQKIEETITELKKDYTIIIVTHNMQQAVRVSDYTGFMYLGDLIEFRETKKLFTDPKNELTAKYVQGQFG; encoded by the coding sequence ATGATTGCTGAAGATGTTACAATTCGTTATGGTGATTTTATTGGAGTAAAGAACATCACAATGAAATTTCCAGAAAAATCTGTTACAGCTTTAATTGGCCCTTCTGGATGTGGAAAGACTACTTTTCTTAGATGTCTAAACCGAATGCATGATATGACAAAAAATGCATCAGTTACAGGAAAAGTAATGATTGATGATATTGATCTTTATGATAAATCCATTGATCCTATTTACCATAGAAGAAAAGTTGGAATGGTATTCCAAAAACCAAATCCTTTTCCAACTATGTCTATTTATGATAATGTAGTTGCTGGTCTAAAACTAAATGGTGTAAGAGATAAAAAAATTCTTGATGAAATTGTAGAAGATTCATTGAAAATGGCATATCTTTGGGACGAAGTTAAAGATGATTTAAAAAAATCTGCTATAGAATTGTCTGGAGGCCAACAACAACGACTTTGTATTGCACGAGCATTGGCAATTCAGCCAGAAGTATTGTTGATGGATGAACCTGCATCAGCACTTGATCCTATTGCCACACAAAAAATTGAAGAAACAATAACAGAATTAAAAAAAGATTACACGATAATTATAGTCACTCACAACATGCAACAGGCAGTTAGAGTATCTGATTATACTGGATTTATGTATCTTGGAGATTTAATTGAATTTAGAGAGACAAAAAAACTATTCACTGATCCAAAAAATGAATTAACTGCAAAATATGTCCAGGGCCAATTTGGATAA
- a CDS encoding PhoU domain-containing protein, with product MTRLIDPSLEKLSQIMSEMGDMAIECVSLAVDTYLEGKDNHNEVYELSDSIRNKYFEVEDLIFDMLLKYQPVADDFRMIRSSTEISYAFSRFGRYAYDITEVRDLFGDISECTNASLLEITKKVKHMIKEAVLSFAQLDVRKAVKIQEDEAFIDKMYKERLPKLIESNNTKCALAEALLLRYLERIGDHAVFMSDAINYIVTGKHKPSEKRIASHTDYS from the coding sequence ATGACTAGATTAATCGATCCTTCACTTGAAAAACTATCTCAAATAATGTCTGAGATGGGTGACATGGCCATAGAATGTGTTTCACTTGCAGTTGATACGTATCTTGAAGGAAAAGATAATCACAATGAAGTTTATGAATTATCTGACTCAATTCGTAACAAGTACTTTGAAGTAGAAGATTTAATTTTTGATATGTTGTTAAAATATCAACCTGTTGCTGATGATTTTAGAATGATTCGCTCTTCAACTGAAATATCTTATGCATTTTCAAGATTTGGAAGATATGCTTATGATATAACTGAAGTAAGAGACTTGTTTGGAGATATTTCTGAATGTACAAATGCATCATTGCTTGAAATTACAAAAAAAGTAAAACACATGATAAAAGAAGCTGTTCTCTCTTTTGCACAACTAGATGTTAGAAAAGCTGTAAAAATTCAAGAAGATGAAGCATTCATTGATAAAATGTACAAAGAAAGATTGCCCAAACTTATTGAATCAAATAATACCAAATGTGCTTTAGCTGAAGCATTACTCTTACGTTATCTTGAGAGGATTGGAGATCATGCAGTTTTCATGAGTGATGCTATCAACTATATTGTTACAGGAAAACACAAACCTAGTGAAAAAAGAATTGCATCTCACACTGATTATTCTTAA
- a CDS encoding DUF6659 family protein encodes MADKQFPIEEIKKNIKDILTEPEIRFCGLIDSSGELIVGDFREDVVPFENDARRKQMYQELAHRVGNRQGFDASLGRVKYSSSRRENVVMMSFPIGKYVIMVTAEPSVNIDRLAWKIIYKLEHQWSEFHGF; translated from the coding sequence ATGGCAGACAAACAATTTCCTATTGAAGAAATTAAAAAGAACATTAAAGATATTTTGACTGAGCCAGAAATTCGATTTTGTGGATTAATTGATAGTTCAGGAGAATTGATTGTAGGAGATTTTAGAGAAGATGTAGTTCCTTTTGAAAATGATGCAAGAAGAAAACAAATGTATCAAGAATTAGCACATAGAGTAGGAAATCGACAAGGATTTGATGCAAGTTTAGGCAGAGTGAAATATTCATCTTCAAGAAGAGAAAATGTAGTCATGATGAGTTTTCCAATTGGAAAGTATGTGATTATGGTTACTGCTGAGCCTAGCGTCAACATAGACAGATTAGCTTGGAAGATAATTTACAAATTAGAGCATCAATGGTCTGAATTTCACGGATTTTGA
- a CDS encoding universal stress protein, with the protein MDLNKILVPIDGSKKSFEALDRALTLAGFTHGQVTGIHVIPHVVDGGPRTKAFDKQLEDDAKIILKKAEKRAGNKNVKFTTKILRGSPGHVTLHTAKTGKFDHIVMSTTGSGSATKDMIGSVSNHVLQKSKIPVYLIK; encoded by the coding sequence ATGGATCTTAACAAAATTCTAGTACCAATTGATGGTTCAAAAAAATCCTTTGAAGCCCTAGATAGAGCATTAACTCTTGCAGGATTTACTCATGGTCAGGTAACTGGTATTCATGTAATACCTCATGTAGTTGATGGGGGACCAAGAACAAAGGCATTTGATAAACAACTAGAAGACGATGCAAAAATAATCCTAAAAAAAGCAGAAAAACGTGCAGGAAACAAGAATGTAAAATTCACCACAAAAATCCTTAGAGGCTCTCCTGGGCATGTAACACTACATACTGCCAAAACCGGAAAATTTGATCATATAGTAATGAGTACAACTGGTTCTGGTTCTGCAACAAAGGACATGATAGGAAGTGTATCAAATCATGTTCTTCAAAAATCCAAAATCCCTGTATATCTAATCAAGTAG